A window from Xiphophorus maculatus strain JP 163 A chromosome 17, X_maculatus-5.0-male, whole genome shotgun sequence encodes these proteins:
- the syt10 gene encoding synaptotagmin-10 isoform X3, which yields MNRRPPGSSGVQWLNRRDMSVRADDSITLCQRALQIVTELCLAGHVDREKCADIFPLESSIQGKGHADISISLLAVVVGFCGLALLVVSLFVFWKLCWPIWRSKTLSAHAENGLHVGFPEAPPPSSTPVIECKVAEVEKKHPPEVKVNGRSNVKYLEGAMKISQTSPDIPAEVQTALREKISKQPTKIQRQTTEPTSSSRHNSFRRHLPRQMNVSSVDFSMDKVPLRQSSTLSIGRIKPELYKQKSVDSEDEAKGHVEICGKLSFSLLYDYEEQALVVRILKALDLPAKDFTGTSDPYVKIYLLPERKKKFQTRVHRKTLNPMFDETFRFPVAYDELCNRKLHFSVYDFDRFTSHDMIGEVVVDNLFELSDLSREAVVWKDIHAATTESIDLGEIMYSLCYLPTAGRMTLTVIKCRNLKAMDITGSSDPYVKVYLVCNGRRLKKRKTTTKKSTLNPVYNEAIIFDIPPENVEQVSLSIMVMDYDRVGHNEVIGVCRAGPDAVGLGRDHWNEMLAYPRKPITHWHALGEENTVEGKSCKL from the exons ATGAACCGCCGCCCTCCCGGCTCCTCTGGAGTGCAATGGCTTAACAGGAGAGACATGAGTGTCCGAGCGGATGACAGCATCACCCTGTGCCAGAGGGCTCTGCAGATCGTTACTGAACTTTGCCTTGCGGGACACGTGGACCGAGAGAAATGCGCGGACATTTTTCCCTTGGAGAGCAGCATACAAGGTAAAGGACACGCAg ACATCTCTATCAGTCTCCTTGCTGTGGTCGTGGGTTTCTGTGGCCTCGCCTTGCTGGTAgtctctctctttgtcttttgGAAGCTGTGCTGGCCCATTTGGAGGAGCAAGACTCTGTCGGCCCACGCCGAAAATGGCCTCCACGTGGGTTTCCCCGAGGCGCCTCCTCCCAGTTCCACTCCGGTCATCGAGTGCAAAGTGGCGGAGGTGGAGAAGAAACACCCGCCGGAGGTGAAAGTGAACGGACGGAGCAACGTGAAGTACCTTGAAGGAGCCATGAAGATCAGTCAGACGTCGCCAGACATCCCTGCAGAGGTGCAAACAGCCCTAAGGGAGAAGATCAGCAAACAGCCAACGAAGATCCAGAGGCAGACGACTGAGCCAACGTCCTCCTCCAG GCACAATTCATTCCGCCGCCACCTCCCTCGCCAAATGAATGTCAGCAGCGTAGACTTCAGCATGGACAAAGTGCCTCTCCGCCAGTCGTCTACACTGAGCATCGGAAGAATAAAACCAGAACTGTACAAGCAGAAGTCTGTGGACTCTGAGGATGAGGCCAAAGGTCACGTGGAAATCTGCGGGAAGCTCAGTTTCTCGCTGCTTTACGACTACGAGGAGCAGGCCTTAGTGGTGAGGATCCTCAAGGCCTTGGACCTGCCGGCCAAAGACTTCACAGGCACCTCCGACCCGTATGTGAAGATCTACCTGCTgccagagaggaagaagaagttccagacGCGAGTTCACCGCAAGACTCTGAACCCCATGTTCGATGAGACCTTCCGTTTCCCCGTGGCGTACGACGAGCTTTGCAACCGCAAGCTGCACTTCAGCGTCTACGACTTTGACCGTTTCACAAGCCACGACATGATTGGCGAGGTCGTGGTGGACAACCTTTTTGAACTGTCTGATCTGTCAAGGGAGGCAGTAGTATGGAAGGATATCCACGCAGCAACCACA GAGAGTATCGACTTGGGCGAGATCATGTACTCGTTGTGCTACCTACCCACAGCGGGGAGAATGACCCTAACAGTCATCAAATGCAGAAACCTCAAAGCCATGGACATCACAGGCTCTTCAG ATCCGTATGTGAAGGTTTACCTGGTGTGTAACGGACGGAGACTGAAGAAGAGGAAAACGACAACCAAGAAAAGCACACTCAATCCTGTTTACAACGAGGCCATCATCTTCGACATTCCCCCAGAGAACGTGGAGCAAGTCAGTCTCTCCATCATGGTGATGGATTACGATCG GGTTGGACACAATGAGGTGATTGGTGTGTGCCGAGCCGGCCCAGATGCTGTGGGCCTTGGACGGGATCACTGGAACGAAATGTTGGCTTACCCACGAAAGCCCATCACACACTGGCACGCTCTGGGAGAG GAAAATACAG
- the syt10 gene encoding synaptotagmin-10 isoform X2 produces MNRRPPGSSGVQWLNRRDMSVRADDSITLCQRALQIVTELCLAGHVDREKCADIFPLESSIQDISISLLAVVVGFCGLALLVVSLFVFWKLCWPIWRSKTLSAHAENGLHVGFPEAPPPSSTPVIECKVAEVEKKHPPEVKVNGRSNVKYLEGAMKISQTSPDIPAEVQTALREKISKQPTKIQRQTTEPTSSSRHNSFRRHLPRQMNVSSVDFSMDKVPLRQSSTLSIGRIKPELYKQKSVDSEDEAKGHVEICGKLSFSLLYDYEEQALVVRILKALDLPAKDFTGTSDPYVKIYLLPERKKKFQTRVHRKTLNPMFDETFRFPVAYDELCNRKLHFSVYDFDRFTSHDMIGEVVVDNLFELSDLSREAVVWKDIHAATTESIDLGEIMYSLCYLPTAGRMTLTVIKCRNLKAMDITGSSDPYVKVYLVCNGRRLKKRKTTTKKSTLNPVYNEAIIFDIPPENVEQVSLSIMVMDYDRVGHNEVIGVCRAGPDAVGLGRDHWNEMLAYPRKPITHWHALGEWKGRAASFESQGSCPSPKPLQTP; encoded by the exons ATGAACCGCCGCCCTCCCGGCTCCTCTGGAGTGCAATGGCTTAACAGGAGAGACATGAGTGTCCGAGCGGATGACAGCATCACCCTGTGCCAGAGGGCTCTGCAGATCGTTACTGAACTTTGCCTTGCGGGACACGTGGACCGAGAGAAATGCGCGGACATTTTTCCCTTGGAGAGCAGCATACAAG ACATCTCTATCAGTCTCCTTGCTGTGGTCGTGGGTTTCTGTGGCCTCGCCTTGCTGGTAgtctctctctttgtcttttgGAAGCTGTGCTGGCCCATTTGGAGGAGCAAGACTCTGTCGGCCCACGCCGAAAATGGCCTCCACGTGGGTTTCCCCGAGGCGCCTCCTCCCAGTTCCACTCCGGTCATCGAGTGCAAAGTGGCGGAGGTGGAGAAGAAACACCCGCCGGAGGTGAAAGTGAACGGACGGAGCAACGTGAAGTACCTTGAAGGAGCCATGAAGATCAGTCAGACGTCGCCAGACATCCCTGCAGAGGTGCAAACAGCCCTAAGGGAGAAGATCAGCAAACAGCCAACGAAGATCCAGAGGCAGACGACTGAGCCAACGTCCTCCTCCAG GCACAATTCATTCCGCCGCCACCTCCCTCGCCAAATGAATGTCAGCAGCGTAGACTTCAGCATGGACAAAGTGCCTCTCCGCCAGTCGTCTACACTGAGCATCGGAAGAATAAAACCAGAACTGTACAAGCAGAAGTCTGTGGACTCTGAGGATGAGGCCAAAGGTCACGTGGAAATCTGCGGGAAGCTCAGTTTCTCGCTGCTTTACGACTACGAGGAGCAGGCCTTAGTGGTGAGGATCCTCAAGGCCTTGGACCTGCCGGCCAAAGACTTCACAGGCACCTCCGACCCGTATGTGAAGATCTACCTGCTgccagagaggaagaagaagttccagacGCGAGTTCACCGCAAGACTCTGAACCCCATGTTCGATGAGACCTTCCGTTTCCCCGTGGCGTACGACGAGCTTTGCAACCGCAAGCTGCACTTCAGCGTCTACGACTTTGACCGTTTCACAAGCCACGACATGATTGGCGAGGTCGTGGTGGACAACCTTTTTGAACTGTCTGATCTGTCAAGGGAGGCAGTAGTATGGAAGGATATCCACGCAGCAACCACA GAGAGTATCGACTTGGGCGAGATCATGTACTCGTTGTGCTACCTACCCACAGCGGGGAGAATGACCCTAACAGTCATCAAATGCAGAAACCTCAAAGCCATGGACATCACAGGCTCTTCAG ATCCGTATGTGAAGGTTTACCTGGTGTGTAACGGACGGAGACTGAAGAAGAGGAAAACGACAACCAAGAAAAGCACACTCAATCCTGTTTACAACGAGGCCATCATCTTCGACATTCCCCCAGAGAACGTGGAGCAAGTCAGTCTCTCCATCATGGTGATGGATTACGATCG GGTTGGACACAATGAGGTGATTGGTGTGTGCCGAGCCGGCCCAGATGCTGTGGGCCTTGGACGGGATCACTGGAACGAAATGTTGGCTTACCCACGAAAGCCCATCACACACTGGCACGCTCTGGGAGAG
- the syt10 gene encoding synaptotagmin-10 isoform X1 encodes MNRRPPGSSGVQWLNRRDMSVRADDSITLCQRALQIVTELCLAGHVDREKCADIFPLESSIQGKGHADISISLLAVVVGFCGLALLVVSLFVFWKLCWPIWRSKTLSAHAENGLHVGFPEAPPPSSTPVIECKVAEVEKKHPPEVKVNGRSNVKYLEGAMKISQTSPDIPAEVQTALREKISKQPTKIQRQTTEPTSSSRHNSFRRHLPRQMNVSSVDFSMDKVPLRQSSTLSIGRIKPELYKQKSVDSEDEAKGHVEICGKLSFSLLYDYEEQALVVRILKALDLPAKDFTGTSDPYVKIYLLPERKKKFQTRVHRKTLNPMFDETFRFPVAYDELCNRKLHFSVYDFDRFTSHDMIGEVVVDNLFELSDLSREAVVWKDIHAATTESIDLGEIMYSLCYLPTAGRMTLTVIKCRNLKAMDITGSSDPYVKVYLVCNGRRLKKRKTTTKKSTLNPVYNEAIIFDIPPENVEQVSLSIMVMDYDRVGHNEVIGVCRAGPDAVGLGRDHWNEMLAYPRKPITHWHALGEWKGRAASFESQGSCPSPKPLQTP; translated from the exons ATGAACCGCCGCCCTCCCGGCTCCTCTGGAGTGCAATGGCTTAACAGGAGAGACATGAGTGTCCGAGCGGATGACAGCATCACCCTGTGCCAGAGGGCTCTGCAGATCGTTACTGAACTTTGCCTTGCGGGACACGTGGACCGAGAGAAATGCGCGGACATTTTTCCCTTGGAGAGCAGCATACAAGGTAAAGGACACGCAg ACATCTCTATCAGTCTCCTTGCTGTGGTCGTGGGTTTCTGTGGCCTCGCCTTGCTGGTAgtctctctctttgtcttttgGAAGCTGTGCTGGCCCATTTGGAGGAGCAAGACTCTGTCGGCCCACGCCGAAAATGGCCTCCACGTGGGTTTCCCCGAGGCGCCTCCTCCCAGTTCCACTCCGGTCATCGAGTGCAAAGTGGCGGAGGTGGAGAAGAAACACCCGCCGGAGGTGAAAGTGAACGGACGGAGCAACGTGAAGTACCTTGAAGGAGCCATGAAGATCAGTCAGACGTCGCCAGACATCCCTGCAGAGGTGCAAACAGCCCTAAGGGAGAAGATCAGCAAACAGCCAACGAAGATCCAGAGGCAGACGACTGAGCCAACGTCCTCCTCCAG GCACAATTCATTCCGCCGCCACCTCCCTCGCCAAATGAATGTCAGCAGCGTAGACTTCAGCATGGACAAAGTGCCTCTCCGCCAGTCGTCTACACTGAGCATCGGAAGAATAAAACCAGAACTGTACAAGCAGAAGTCTGTGGACTCTGAGGATGAGGCCAAAGGTCACGTGGAAATCTGCGGGAAGCTCAGTTTCTCGCTGCTTTACGACTACGAGGAGCAGGCCTTAGTGGTGAGGATCCTCAAGGCCTTGGACCTGCCGGCCAAAGACTTCACAGGCACCTCCGACCCGTATGTGAAGATCTACCTGCTgccagagaggaagaagaagttccagacGCGAGTTCACCGCAAGACTCTGAACCCCATGTTCGATGAGACCTTCCGTTTCCCCGTGGCGTACGACGAGCTTTGCAACCGCAAGCTGCACTTCAGCGTCTACGACTTTGACCGTTTCACAAGCCACGACATGATTGGCGAGGTCGTGGTGGACAACCTTTTTGAACTGTCTGATCTGTCAAGGGAGGCAGTAGTATGGAAGGATATCCACGCAGCAACCACA GAGAGTATCGACTTGGGCGAGATCATGTACTCGTTGTGCTACCTACCCACAGCGGGGAGAATGACCCTAACAGTCATCAAATGCAGAAACCTCAAAGCCATGGACATCACAGGCTCTTCAG ATCCGTATGTGAAGGTTTACCTGGTGTGTAACGGACGGAGACTGAAGAAGAGGAAAACGACAACCAAGAAAAGCACACTCAATCCTGTTTACAACGAGGCCATCATCTTCGACATTCCCCCAGAGAACGTGGAGCAAGTCAGTCTCTCCATCATGGTGATGGATTACGATCG GGTTGGACACAATGAGGTGATTGGTGTGTGCCGAGCCGGCCCAGATGCTGTGGGCCTTGGACGGGATCACTGGAACGAAATGTTGGCTTACCCACGAAAGCCCATCACACACTGGCACGCTCTGGGAGAG